The following coding sequences are from one Nicotiana tomentosiformis chromosome 3, ASM39032v3, whole genome shotgun sequence window:
- the LOC138908295 gene encoding uncharacterized protein: MNVVADALSRKAESMGSLAFILAEERQLALDTQSLANRLVRLHISEPNQVLACVLAQSLLFEWIKARQYDDPHLLVLRETILQGGAKEVTIGEDGVMRLQGCLRIPNVDELREKILEEAHSSQYSIHLGATKMYRDLRQHYW, from the coding sequence atgaatgtggttgcggatgccttgagcagaaaggccgagagtatgggtagtttggccttcattttagcagaggagaGGCAATTGGCTTTGGACactcagtccttggctaacagacttgtgaggttgcatatttcagagcccaaccaagttcttgcatgcgtccTTGCTCAGTCTTTATTATTTGAgtggatcaaggctcgtcagtacgacgatccgcacttgttggttcttagggagacgatactacagggtggtgccaaggaggttacaatcggtgaggatggtgttatGCGACTCCAGGGTTGTCTACGTATTCCTAATGTTGATGaattgagggagaagattctagaggaggcacacagttctcagtattctattcatctaggtgctacgaagatgtatcgtgacctaaggcagcattattggtag